A single genomic interval of Eurosta solidaginis isolate ZX-2024a chromosome 3, ASM4086904v1, whole genome shotgun sequence harbors:
- the LOC137244770 gene encoding uncharacterized protein, which yields MEPSTFQPGDICFECQQQGLNNRLRTFFIDVNEQIVKCESINCLYPYENDFSDSDEGKEMEGAHTAVEAEYQIDMNSMPIRGQKCHEMLPSLEKQIVQSNSSNSSFVTLQRIEDAKIQSHDYDDVENARFVEELLFGGCDSVSNGSDKLVSITNVVGKHDIPQVAHKTEQLEQQNSYSNETFDGIEGVRFIDAFSGFKTENVADVHKTESVDQINKALVASCNIPVLNYNLSNLPTNNEPCLKDVKKEEDTKIQIQSIKTFKPEIQSSRSFKTDSSYEAKFLDFIKASKIKQGLAVPSTMPTQPLSNSQNPTTVVSANSGNKTCISRYFATIRERQEKLENSISKFGRKKGKRSTKLPRPQKPSKSKILMNVMELVQTKKQK from the coding sequence ATGGAACCGAGCACTTTTCAACCCGGGGATATTTGTTTTGAATGTCAACAGCAGGGTCTTAATAATCGTTTGCGTACATTTTTTATTGATGTGAATGAGCAAATAGTTAAATGTGAGAGCATAAACTGTCTGTATCCCTATGAAAATGACTTTTCCGACTCTGATGAAGGAAAAGAGATGGAAGGTGCTCATACTGCAGTAGAGGCGGAATACCAAATCGACATGAATTCAATGCCGATCAGGGGTCAAAAATGTCATGAAATGTTACCATCACTAGAAAAACAAATTGTGCAAAGTAATAGCTCAAATTCATCCTTCGTCACTTTGCAGCGTATTGAAGACGCAAAAATCCAATCTCATGATTATGATGATGTAGAAAATGCTCGTTTTGTTGAGGAGTTACTTTTTGGAGGCTGCGATAGTGTTAGTAACGGAAGTGATAAACTAGTTTCAATAACAAATGTAGTGGGGAAACACGATATTCCACAAGTGGCACACAAAACTGAGCAGTTAGAACAGCAAAACTCGTACTCAAATGAAACGTTTGATGGTATAGAAGGCGTGCGTTTTATCGATGCGTTTAGTGGTTTTAAGACTGAAAATGTCGCTGATGTACATAAAACAGAATCAGTAGATCAGATAAACAAAGCATTAGTAGCATCTTGCAACATTCCtgttttaaattacaatttaagtaatTTGCCAACAAATAATGAACCCTGCCTGAAGGATGTTAAGAAGGAAGAAGATACAAAAATTCAGATTCAAAGCATAAAGACATTTAAACCAGAAATTCAATCTTCCCGCAGTTTCAAAACTGATTCATCGTATGAAGCGAAATTTCTAGATTTTATCAAAGCATCAAAAATTAAACAAGGGCTAGCAGTACCTTCTACAATGCCTACTCAACCACTTTCAAATTCACAGAATCCCACAACAGTTGTTTCCGCAAACAGTGGAAACAAAACATGCATTTCACGTTACTTCGCGACTATACGCGAAAGACaagaaaaattggaaaattctatttcaaaatttgGTCGTAAGAAAGGAAAAAGATCCACAAAGCTGCCACGCCCCCAAAAACCGTCGAAATCCAAAATTTTGATGAACGTGATGGAGTTGgtacaaacaaaaaaacagaaaTGA